In the Magnetococcales bacterium genome, GATGCAGACGCCGCTGAGATGGAACGGACGGGTCGGCGCTCCCAGGGCGAAGCCGTCCTGGACGTGCAGATGCAGATGGGGTTGGGGGGAGCGCCCGGAATTGCCGCATTGGCCCACGGTCTGGCCGGGGGTGAGAAAGGCGCCGTCGGCCACGGTGAGACTGTTCTGCCGCAGATGGGCCAGCAGCACGCAGACCTCGCCGCCCACGCCGATGAGGACGTAGTTGCCCCAGGCGTTGAGGGAGTCCACTTCCCCCGGCGGATTGTCGGGCAGATCGCCCCGGCAGGAGACCACCTGCCCCCAGACGGGGGATCGAACCGACTGACCGAAGCAGTGGAAATCGCTCAGTTCGCTGCCCTGGCCGCGATAGGACTGGCCGTCGATGAGACGATGGAAGTCGAGGGCGTGTTTCCACAGCCCCTGATGGGTGTGGGGCCCCTGGTAGCCCTGATAACAGTCCCACCGCCCGTAAAAGGGAGCCCGCAACGATATGCTGTGGGGCGAAAGGCCTCTGGCCTGAGCCTGGCGGATGCGTCCCATGCTGCGTTCCGGCAGACCGGGCGCCACCCAATAGCGGGCCCAGGCGGAGCCCCGTTCGGGACGAAGGGTCAACATCACCAGCCAGGTGATGACCAGATAGGGCAGCGAGAGAGGCATCAGCGCCATGTAGTAGAAGGCATTGAACAGCGACAGGGTGACCACCGTGGCGCATCCGGCGGAAAAGAGGGCCACCAGGGTGGCGCGCACGCCGGGGGTGGTGAAGAGTCCGCCGGTCATGATGGCCGCCATGATGGCCGCGCTGACGGCGGAAGAGCCTGCGAGTCCCGCCAGGGGAACGTTGGTGACCAGAAGCATGCATTGGGAGAGCCCCGCCGCCAGCAGCGCCAGCATCACCAGGGTGCGGGAGGAGAGCGCCAGAGCCACGAAGACCAGGGCTCCGGCTTCGGGGGTGCGGGTCAGGTAGATGCCTCCCAGGGCGCGCAACAGCTCGTTGAGCGGCACGGGCAGCCATTCGATGGCGGTCGGCACGGGCAGGACGGCGTAGGGCAGGCCCAGGGCCCGGCCCGCCGCCACCAGGGCGGTGCCCACCAGGACGAAGGAGCCAGACAGCAGGGGCAGATTGCGTTGTCGCAGGGCATCCCCCATCCAGGCCGAT is a window encoding:
- a CDS encoding urea transporter; amino-acid sequence: MTVPRGDRPNSQPRPESAEEADSPRPLHRFARDLVYGYGSFLFFTHPSANLLLIAATLMRPWVGLLGLLGGVSTLLFRQWLRLSLVAAGGLEVVNGILAGLLVGYFFAPDWKTVALGVCAGPFAILVSAWMGDALRQRNLPLLSGSFVLVGTALVAAGRALGLPYAVLPVPTAIEWLPVPLNELLRALGGIYLTRTPEAGALVFVALALSSRTLVMLALLAAGLSQCMLLVTNVPLAGLAGSSAVSAAIMAAIMTGGLFTTPGVRATLVALFSAGCATVVTLSLFNAFYYMALMPLSLPYLVITWLVMLTLRPERGSAWARYWVAPGLPERSMGRIRQAQARGLSPHSISLRAPFYGRWDCYQGYQGPHTHQGLWKHALDFHRLIDGQSYRGQGSELSDFHCFGQSVRSPVWGQVVSCRGDLPDNPPGEVDSLNAWGNYVLIGVGGEVCVLLAHLRQNSLTVADGAFLTPGQTVGQCGNSGRSPQPHLHLHVQDGFALGAPTRPFHLSGVCIGNRFLLDSIPEEGDSVSVPPVNEALKRSLHLQIGQRLTYATKERELTLEVDLDPLNHFALVGENGARIHLVETDNLLALFERTGPADALLDALVLAVGLTPLIDSDSEWSDAPPVALLPLPTSWKSLAWLLPGLVRVESHYRRDWEAAPQTWCQIGEHRLTLAGRSLWRCASRATLSEGGGILGFSLENGDKSLQARLIRVGFKSDTGVEGWDMTVSQAS